In Astyanax mexicanus isolate ESR-SI-001 chromosome 5, AstMex3_surface, whole genome shotgun sequence, a single window of DNA contains:
- the ddx3xb gene encoding DEAD-box helicase 3 X-linked b isoform X6 — MSHVAVENVHGLDQQLAVLDLNSDVQGGGTGRRYIPPHLRNKEVSKNAGSYSCGSDYSVPLGRSYSPGGWDGGRSNGFVNGYHDNRDNRMNGGSTFGSRGGPVRNDRGGRGAGSFRGRGTGSFQPTQNAAFGLDNKDRTGWNATKDTAYSSFGGRSDRGKSAFFNDRGTSSRGRYERGGFGGGGNGRWVEESRDDEDWSKPLAPNERLEQELFAGSNTGINFEKYDDIPVEATGHNSPPHIDSFHDVEMGEIIMGNIALSRYTRPTPVQKHAIPIIKTKRDLMACAQTGSGKTAAFLLPVLSQIYTDGPGEALQAAKNNGQENGRYGRRKQYPLSLVLAPTRELALQIYDEARKFAYRSRVRPCVVYGGADIGQQIRDLERGCHLLVATPGRLVDMMERGKIGLDYCNYLVLDEADRMLDMGFEPQIRRIVEQDTMPPKGLRQTMMFSATFPKEIQILARDFLEDYIFLAVGRVGSTSENITQKVVWVEESDKRSFLLDLLNATGKDSLTLVFVETKKGADALEDFLYREGYACTSIHGDRSQRDREEALNQFRSGRCPILVATAVAARGLDISNVKHVINFDLPSDIEEYVHRIGRTGRVGNLGLATSFFNDKNSNITKDLLDILVEAKQEVPSWLESLAYEHQHKSSSRGRSKRFSGGFGARDYRQTSGGSSSGGFGSRGSRSTGGHGGNRGFGGGGFGNFYNSDGYGGNYSQVDWWGN; from the exons ATGAGTCATGTGGCCGTCGAAAATGTACACGGTCTAGACCAGCAG CTGGCTGTCCTAGACTTGAACTCTGATGTGCAGGGAGGAGGTACTGGCA GGCGTTACATTCCACCTCATTTAAGGAACAAGGAGGTTTCCAAAAATG CAGGATCTTATTCCTGTGGTAGTGATTACTCAGTGCCACTAGGAAGGAGCT ATTCTCCTGGTGGCTGGGATGGTGGTCGCAGCAATGGATTCGTAAATGGCTACCATGATAACCGTGACAACCGTATGAATGGAGGCAGCACTTTCGGCAGCCGTGGTGGGCCCGTACGCAACGACCGTGGGGGCAGAGGTGCCGGTAGTTTCAGAGGCAGGGGCACTGGCTCTTTCCAGCCAACACAAAACGCCG cttttGGCTTAGACAATAAAGATCGTACAGGGTGGAATGCCACTAAAGACACTGCTTATAGCAGCTTTGGTGGACGTTCTGACAGGGGCAAGTCTGCCTTCTTCAATGACCGTGGAACCTCTTCACGGGGAAG GTATGAGCGTGGAGGCTTCGGTGGTGGAGGAAACGGCCGTTGGGTTGAAGAGTCCAGAGATGACGAGGACTGGTCCAAACCTCTGGCCCCTAATGAGAGGCTGGAACA AGAGCTGTTCGCTGGAAGCAATACAGGGATTAACTTTGAAAAGTATGACGACATTCCTGTTGAAGCCACTGGACACAACAGTCCTCCACACATTGACAGT TTCCATGATGTGGAAATGGGTGAGATCATTATGGGCAATATTGCTTTGAGTCGCTACACACGCCCTACTCCGGTCCAGAAACATGCTATTCCAATCATCAAAACCAAGAGAGACCTGATGGCATGTGCACAGACAG GCTCTGGTAAAACGGCAGCCTTCCTGCTGCCAGTGCTAAGTCAGATTTACACAGATGGGCCAGGAGAGGCCCTACAGGCTGCAAAGAACAATGGACAG GAAAATGGAAGATACGGACGCCGCAAACAGTACCCCCTTTCTCTGGTTCTGGCTCCCACTAGAGAACTGGCTCTTCAGATCTACGATGAGGCCAGAAAG TTCGCATATCGCTCACGGGTGCGGCCGTGTGTGGTGTATGGAGGAGCCGACATCGGCCAGCAGATCCGTGACCTGGAGAGGGGATGCCACTTGCTGGTGGCCACACCTGGTCGTCTTGTAGATATGATGGAGAGAGGCAAGATCGGTTTGGATTATTGCAA ttaCTTGGTCCTGGATGAGGCTGACAGGATGTTGGATATGGGTTTCGAGCCACAGATCCGTCGTATTGTAGAGCAGGACACTATGCCTCCCAAAGGCCTGCGCCAGACCATGATGTTCAGCGCCACCTTCCCAAAAGAGATCCAG ATCCTGGCACGTGACTTCCTGGAGGATTACATCTTCTTGGCTGTGGGGCGTGTGGGCTCCACCTCTGAGAACATCACCCAAAAAGTGGTCTGGGTCGAGGAAAGCGATAAGAGGTCCTTCCTGCTTGATCTTCTCAATGCCACAG GTAAAGACTCTCTCACTCTGGTGTTCGTGGAGACTAAAAAGGGTGCCGACGCGCTGGAGGACTTCCTGTACCGCGAGGGCTACGCCTGCACCAGTATCCATGGTGACCGATCCCAGAGAGATCGTGAGGAAGCGCTGAATCAGTTCCGCTCGGGAAGATGCCCCATTCTGGTGGCTACTGCT GTGGCTGCACGTGGTCTGGACATCAGCAACGTGAAACACGTCATTAACTTCGACTTGCCCAGTGACATTGAGGAGTATGTCCATCGTATTGGTCGTACCGGTCGTGTGGGCAACCTTG GTCTTGCTACATCATTCTTCAATGACAAGAATAGCAACATCACCAAGGATCTGCTGGATATTCTAGTTGAGGCTAAACAGGAAGTCCCGTCCTGGTTGGAGAGCTTGGCTTACGAGCACCAGCACAAGAGCAGCAGCCGGGGTCGCTCAAAGAG ATTCTCTGGTGGATTCGGAGCAAGAGATTACCGTCAAaccagcggcggcagcagcagtggAGGCTTCGGAAGTCGCGGCAGCCGCAGCACAGGAGGCCACGGTGGAAATCGCGGATTTGGCGGTG GTGGATTTGGAAACTTCTACAACAGTGATGGCTATGGAGGAAACTACTCTCAGGTGGACTGGTGGGGCAACTAa
- the ddx3xb gene encoding DEAD-box helicase 3 X-linked b isoform X2, translated as MSHVAVENVHGLDQQLAVLDLNSDVQGGGTGRRYIPPHLRNKEVSKNGSYSCGSDYSVPLGRSYSPGGWDGGRSNGFVNGYHDNRDNRMNGGSTFGSRGGPVRNDRGGRGAGSFRGRGTGSFQPTQNAAFGLDNKDRTGWNATKDTAYSSFGGRSDRGKSAFFNDRGTSSRGRYERGGFGGGGNGRWVEESRDDEDWSKPLAPNERLEQELFAGSNTGINFEKYDDIPVEATGHNSPPHIDSFHDVEMGEIIMGNIALSRYTRPTPVQKHAIPIIKTKRDLMACAQTGSGKTAAFLLPVLSQIYTDGPGEALQAAKNNGQENGRYGRRKQYPLSLVLAPTRELALQIYDEARKFAYRSRVRPCVVYGGADIGQQIRDLERGCHLLVATPGRLVDMMERGKIGLDYCNYLVLDEADRMLDMGFEPQIRRIVEQDTMPPKGLRQTMMFSATFPKEIQILARDFLEDYIFLAVGRVGSTSENITQKVVWVEESDKRSFLLDLLNATVIPSEVQDSTGESREKPGKDSLTLVFVETKKGADALEDFLYREGYACTSIHGDRSQRDREEALNQFRSGRCPILVATAVAARGLDISNVKHVINFDLPSDIEEYVHRIGRTGRVGNLGLATSFFNDKNSNITKDLLDILVEAKQEVPSWLESLAYEHQHKSSSRGRSKRFSGGFGARDYRQTSGGSSSGGFGSRGSRSTGGHGGNRGFGGGKGGFGNFYNSDGYGGNYSQVDWWGN; from the exons ATGAGTCATGTGGCCGTCGAAAATGTACACGGTCTAGACCAGCAG CTGGCTGTCCTAGACTTGAACTCTGATGTGCAGGGAGGAGGTACTGGCA GGCGTTACATTCCACCTCATTTAAGGAACAAGGAGGTTTCCAAAAATG GATCTTATTCCTGTGGTAGTGATTACTCAGTGCCACTAGGAAGGAGCT ATTCTCCTGGTGGCTGGGATGGTGGTCGCAGCAATGGATTCGTAAATGGCTACCATGATAACCGTGACAACCGTATGAATGGAGGCAGCACTTTCGGCAGCCGTGGTGGGCCCGTACGCAACGACCGTGGGGGCAGAGGTGCCGGTAGTTTCAGAGGCAGGGGCACTGGCTCTTTCCAGCCAACACAAAACGCCG cttttGGCTTAGACAATAAAGATCGTACAGGGTGGAATGCCACTAAAGACACTGCTTATAGCAGCTTTGGTGGACGTTCTGACAGGGGCAAGTCTGCCTTCTTCAATGACCGTGGAACCTCTTCACGGGGAAG GTATGAGCGTGGAGGCTTCGGTGGTGGAGGAAACGGCCGTTGGGTTGAAGAGTCCAGAGATGACGAGGACTGGTCCAAACCTCTGGCCCCTAATGAGAGGCTGGAACA AGAGCTGTTCGCTGGAAGCAATACAGGGATTAACTTTGAAAAGTATGACGACATTCCTGTTGAAGCCACTGGACACAACAGTCCTCCACACATTGACAGT TTCCATGATGTGGAAATGGGTGAGATCATTATGGGCAATATTGCTTTGAGTCGCTACACACGCCCTACTCCGGTCCAGAAACATGCTATTCCAATCATCAAAACCAAGAGAGACCTGATGGCATGTGCACAGACAG GCTCTGGTAAAACGGCAGCCTTCCTGCTGCCAGTGCTAAGTCAGATTTACACAGATGGGCCAGGAGAGGCCCTACAGGCTGCAAAGAACAATGGACAG GAAAATGGAAGATACGGACGCCGCAAACAGTACCCCCTTTCTCTGGTTCTGGCTCCCACTAGAGAACTGGCTCTTCAGATCTACGATGAGGCCAGAAAG TTCGCATATCGCTCACGGGTGCGGCCGTGTGTGGTGTATGGAGGAGCCGACATCGGCCAGCAGATCCGTGACCTGGAGAGGGGATGCCACTTGCTGGTGGCCACACCTGGTCGTCTTGTAGATATGATGGAGAGAGGCAAGATCGGTTTGGATTATTGCAA ttaCTTGGTCCTGGATGAGGCTGACAGGATGTTGGATATGGGTTTCGAGCCACAGATCCGTCGTATTGTAGAGCAGGACACTATGCCTCCCAAAGGCCTGCGCCAGACCATGATGTTCAGCGCCACCTTCCCAAAAGAGATCCAG ATCCTGGCACGTGACTTCCTGGAGGATTACATCTTCTTGGCTGTGGGGCGTGTGGGCTCCACCTCTGAGAACATCACCCAAAAAGTGGTCTGGGTCGAGGAAAGCGATAAGAGGTCCTTCCTGCTTGATCTTCTCAATGCCACAG TTATACCAAGTGAGGTTCAGGACAGTACGGGGGAAAGCAGGGAGAAACCTG GTAAAGACTCTCTCACTCTGGTGTTCGTGGAGACTAAAAAGGGTGCCGACGCGCTGGAGGACTTCCTGTACCGCGAGGGCTACGCCTGCACCAGTATCCATGGTGACCGATCCCAGAGAGATCGTGAGGAAGCGCTGAATCAGTTCCGCTCGGGAAGATGCCCCATTCTGGTGGCTACTGCT GTGGCTGCACGTGGTCTGGACATCAGCAACGTGAAACACGTCATTAACTTCGACTTGCCCAGTGACATTGAGGAGTATGTCCATCGTATTGGTCGTACCGGTCGTGTGGGCAACCTTG GTCTTGCTACATCATTCTTCAATGACAAGAATAGCAACATCACCAAGGATCTGCTGGATATTCTAGTTGAGGCTAAACAGGAAGTCCCGTCCTGGTTGGAGAGCTTGGCTTACGAGCACCAGCACAAGAGCAGCAGCCGGGGTCGCTCAAAGAG ATTCTCTGGTGGATTCGGAGCAAGAGATTACCGTCAAaccagcggcggcagcagcagtggAGGCTTCGGAAGTCGCGGCAGCCGCAGCACAGGAGGCCACGGTGGAAATCGCGGATTTGGCGGTGGTAAGG GTGGATTTGGAAACTTCTACAACAGTGATGGCTATGGAGGAAACTACTCTCAGGTGGACTGGTGGGGCAACTAa
- the ddx3xb gene encoding DEAD-box helicase 3 X-linked b isoform X10, with amino-acid sequence MSHVAVENVHGLDQQLAVLDLNSDVQGGGTGRRYIPPHLRNKEVSKNAFGLDNKDRTGWNATKDTAYSSFGGRSDRGKSAFFNDRGTSSRGRYERGGFGGGGNGRWVEESRDDEDWSKPLAPNERLEQELFAGSNTGINFEKYDDIPVEATGHNSPPHIDSFHDVEMGEIIMGNIALSRYTRPTPVQKHAIPIIKTKRDLMACAQTGSGKTAAFLLPVLSQIYTDGPGEALQAAKNNGQENGRYGRRKQYPLSLVLAPTRELALQIYDEARKFAYRSRVRPCVVYGGADIGQQIRDLERGCHLLVATPGRLVDMMERGKIGLDYCNYLVLDEADRMLDMGFEPQIRRIVEQDTMPPKGLRQTMMFSATFPKEIQILARDFLEDYIFLAVGRVGSTSENITQKVVWVEESDKRSFLLDLLNATGKDSLTLVFVETKKGADALEDFLYREGYACTSIHGDRSQRDREEALNQFRSGRCPILVATAVAARGLDISNVKHVINFDLPSDIEEYVHRIGRTGRVGNLGLATSFFNDKNSNITKDLLDILVEAKQEVPSWLESLAYEHQHKSSSRGRSKRFSGGFGARDYRQTSGGSSSGGFGSRGSRSTGGHGGNRGFGGGGFGNFYNSDGYGGNYSQVDWWGN; translated from the exons ATGAGTCATGTGGCCGTCGAAAATGTACACGGTCTAGACCAGCAG CTGGCTGTCCTAGACTTGAACTCTGATGTGCAGGGAGGAGGTACTGGCA GGCGTTACATTCCACCTCATTTAAGGAACAAGGAGGTTTCCAAAAATG cttttGGCTTAGACAATAAAGATCGTACAGGGTGGAATGCCACTAAAGACACTGCTTATAGCAGCTTTGGTGGACGTTCTGACAGGGGCAAGTCTGCCTTCTTCAATGACCGTGGAACCTCTTCACGGGGAAG GTATGAGCGTGGAGGCTTCGGTGGTGGAGGAAACGGCCGTTGGGTTGAAGAGTCCAGAGATGACGAGGACTGGTCCAAACCTCTGGCCCCTAATGAGAGGCTGGAACA AGAGCTGTTCGCTGGAAGCAATACAGGGATTAACTTTGAAAAGTATGACGACATTCCTGTTGAAGCCACTGGACACAACAGTCCTCCACACATTGACAGT TTCCATGATGTGGAAATGGGTGAGATCATTATGGGCAATATTGCTTTGAGTCGCTACACACGCCCTACTCCGGTCCAGAAACATGCTATTCCAATCATCAAAACCAAGAGAGACCTGATGGCATGTGCACAGACAG GCTCTGGTAAAACGGCAGCCTTCCTGCTGCCAGTGCTAAGTCAGATTTACACAGATGGGCCAGGAGAGGCCCTACAGGCTGCAAAGAACAATGGACAG GAAAATGGAAGATACGGACGCCGCAAACAGTACCCCCTTTCTCTGGTTCTGGCTCCCACTAGAGAACTGGCTCTTCAGATCTACGATGAGGCCAGAAAG TTCGCATATCGCTCACGGGTGCGGCCGTGTGTGGTGTATGGAGGAGCCGACATCGGCCAGCAGATCCGTGACCTGGAGAGGGGATGCCACTTGCTGGTGGCCACACCTGGTCGTCTTGTAGATATGATGGAGAGAGGCAAGATCGGTTTGGATTATTGCAA ttaCTTGGTCCTGGATGAGGCTGACAGGATGTTGGATATGGGTTTCGAGCCACAGATCCGTCGTATTGTAGAGCAGGACACTATGCCTCCCAAAGGCCTGCGCCAGACCATGATGTTCAGCGCCACCTTCCCAAAAGAGATCCAG ATCCTGGCACGTGACTTCCTGGAGGATTACATCTTCTTGGCTGTGGGGCGTGTGGGCTCCACCTCTGAGAACATCACCCAAAAAGTGGTCTGGGTCGAGGAAAGCGATAAGAGGTCCTTCCTGCTTGATCTTCTCAATGCCACAG GTAAAGACTCTCTCACTCTGGTGTTCGTGGAGACTAAAAAGGGTGCCGACGCGCTGGAGGACTTCCTGTACCGCGAGGGCTACGCCTGCACCAGTATCCATGGTGACCGATCCCAGAGAGATCGTGAGGAAGCGCTGAATCAGTTCCGCTCGGGAAGATGCCCCATTCTGGTGGCTACTGCT GTGGCTGCACGTGGTCTGGACATCAGCAACGTGAAACACGTCATTAACTTCGACTTGCCCAGTGACATTGAGGAGTATGTCCATCGTATTGGTCGTACCGGTCGTGTGGGCAACCTTG GTCTTGCTACATCATTCTTCAATGACAAGAATAGCAACATCACCAAGGATCTGCTGGATATTCTAGTTGAGGCTAAACAGGAAGTCCCGTCCTGGTTGGAGAGCTTGGCTTACGAGCACCAGCACAAGAGCAGCAGCCGGGGTCGCTCAAAGAG ATTCTCTGGTGGATTCGGAGCAAGAGATTACCGTCAAaccagcggcggcagcagcagtggAGGCTTCGGAAGTCGCGGCAGCCGCAGCACAGGAGGCCACGGTGGAAATCGCGGATTTGGCGGTG GTGGATTTGGAAACTTCTACAACAGTGATGGCTATGGAGGAAACTACTCTCAGGTGGACTGGTGGGGCAACTAa
- the ddx3xb gene encoding DEAD-box helicase 3 X-linked b isoform X1 — MSHVAVENVHGLDQQLAVLDLNSDVQGGGTGRRYIPPHLRNKEVSKNAGSYSCGSDYSVPLGRSYSPGGWDGGRSNGFVNGYHDNRDNRMNGGSTFGSRGGPVRNDRGGRGAGSFRGRGTGSFQPTQNAAFGLDNKDRTGWNATKDTAYSSFGGRSDRGKSAFFNDRGTSSRGRYERGGFGGGGNGRWVEESRDDEDWSKPLAPNERLEQELFAGSNTGINFEKYDDIPVEATGHNSPPHIDSFHDVEMGEIIMGNIALSRYTRPTPVQKHAIPIIKTKRDLMACAQTGSGKTAAFLLPVLSQIYTDGPGEALQAAKNNGQENGRYGRRKQYPLSLVLAPTRELALQIYDEARKFAYRSRVRPCVVYGGADIGQQIRDLERGCHLLVATPGRLVDMMERGKIGLDYCNYLVLDEADRMLDMGFEPQIRRIVEQDTMPPKGLRQTMMFSATFPKEIQILARDFLEDYIFLAVGRVGSTSENITQKVVWVEESDKRSFLLDLLNATVIPSEVQDSTGESREKPGKDSLTLVFVETKKGADALEDFLYREGYACTSIHGDRSQRDREEALNQFRSGRCPILVATAVAARGLDISNVKHVINFDLPSDIEEYVHRIGRTGRVGNLGLATSFFNDKNSNITKDLLDILVEAKQEVPSWLESLAYEHQHKSSSRGRSKRFSGGFGARDYRQTSGGSSSGGFGSRGSRSTGGHGGNRGFGGGKGGFGNFYNSDGYGGNYSQVDWWGN, encoded by the exons ATGAGTCATGTGGCCGTCGAAAATGTACACGGTCTAGACCAGCAG CTGGCTGTCCTAGACTTGAACTCTGATGTGCAGGGAGGAGGTACTGGCA GGCGTTACATTCCACCTCATTTAAGGAACAAGGAGGTTTCCAAAAATG CAGGATCTTATTCCTGTGGTAGTGATTACTCAGTGCCACTAGGAAGGAGCT ATTCTCCTGGTGGCTGGGATGGTGGTCGCAGCAATGGATTCGTAAATGGCTACCATGATAACCGTGACAACCGTATGAATGGAGGCAGCACTTTCGGCAGCCGTGGTGGGCCCGTACGCAACGACCGTGGGGGCAGAGGTGCCGGTAGTTTCAGAGGCAGGGGCACTGGCTCTTTCCAGCCAACACAAAACGCCG cttttGGCTTAGACAATAAAGATCGTACAGGGTGGAATGCCACTAAAGACACTGCTTATAGCAGCTTTGGTGGACGTTCTGACAGGGGCAAGTCTGCCTTCTTCAATGACCGTGGAACCTCTTCACGGGGAAG GTATGAGCGTGGAGGCTTCGGTGGTGGAGGAAACGGCCGTTGGGTTGAAGAGTCCAGAGATGACGAGGACTGGTCCAAACCTCTGGCCCCTAATGAGAGGCTGGAACA AGAGCTGTTCGCTGGAAGCAATACAGGGATTAACTTTGAAAAGTATGACGACATTCCTGTTGAAGCCACTGGACACAACAGTCCTCCACACATTGACAGT TTCCATGATGTGGAAATGGGTGAGATCATTATGGGCAATATTGCTTTGAGTCGCTACACACGCCCTACTCCGGTCCAGAAACATGCTATTCCAATCATCAAAACCAAGAGAGACCTGATGGCATGTGCACAGACAG GCTCTGGTAAAACGGCAGCCTTCCTGCTGCCAGTGCTAAGTCAGATTTACACAGATGGGCCAGGAGAGGCCCTACAGGCTGCAAAGAACAATGGACAG GAAAATGGAAGATACGGACGCCGCAAACAGTACCCCCTTTCTCTGGTTCTGGCTCCCACTAGAGAACTGGCTCTTCAGATCTACGATGAGGCCAGAAAG TTCGCATATCGCTCACGGGTGCGGCCGTGTGTGGTGTATGGAGGAGCCGACATCGGCCAGCAGATCCGTGACCTGGAGAGGGGATGCCACTTGCTGGTGGCCACACCTGGTCGTCTTGTAGATATGATGGAGAGAGGCAAGATCGGTTTGGATTATTGCAA ttaCTTGGTCCTGGATGAGGCTGACAGGATGTTGGATATGGGTTTCGAGCCACAGATCCGTCGTATTGTAGAGCAGGACACTATGCCTCCCAAAGGCCTGCGCCAGACCATGATGTTCAGCGCCACCTTCCCAAAAGAGATCCAG ATCCTGGCACGTGACTTCCTGGAGGATTACATCTTCTTGGCTGTGGGGCGTGTGGGCTCCACCTCTGAGAACATCACCCAAAAAGTGGTCTGGGTCGAGGAAAGCGATAAGAGGTCCTTCCTGCTTGATCTTCTCAATGCCACAG TTATACCAAGTGAGGTTCAGGACAGTACGGGGGAAAGCAGGGAGAAACCTG GTAAAGACTCTCTCACTCTGGTGTTCGTGGAGACTAAAAAGGGTGCCGACGCGCTGGAGGACTTCCTGTACCGCGAGGGCTACGCCTGCACCAGTATCCATGGTGACCGATCCCAGAGAGATCGTGAGGAAGCGCTGAATCAGTTCCGCTCGGGAAGATGCCCCATTCTGGTGGCTACTGCT GTGGCTGCACGTGGTCTGGACATCAGCAACGTGAAACACGTCATTAACTTCGACTTGCCCAGTGACATTGAGGAGTATGTCCATCGTATTGGTCGTACCGGTCGTGTGGGCAACCTTG GTCTTGCTACATCATTCTTCAATGACAAGAATAGCAACATCACCAAGGATCTGCTGGATATTCTAGTTGAGGCTAAACAGGAAGTCCCGTCCTGGTTGGAGAGCTTGGCTTACGAGCACCAGCACAAGAGCAGCAGCCGGGGTCGCTCAAAGAG ATTCTCTGGTGGATTCGGAGCAAGAGATTACCGTCAAaccagcggcggcagcagcagtggAGGCTTCGGAAGTCGCGGCAGCCGCAGCACAGGAGGCCACGGTGGAAATCGCGGATTTGGCGGTGGTAAGG GTGGATTTGGAAACTTCTACAACAGTGATGGCTATGGAGGAAACTACTCTCAGGTGGACTGGTGGGGCAACTAa
- the ddx3xb gene encoding DEAD-box helicase 3 X-linked b isoform X5: MSHVAVENVHGLDQQLAVLDLNSDVQGGGTGRRYIPPHLRNKEVSKNAGSYSCGSDYSVPLGRSYSPGGWDGGRSNGFVNGYHDNRDNRMNGGSTFGSRGGPVRNDRGGRGAGSFRGRGTGSFQPTQNAAFGLDNKDRTGWNATKDTAYSSFGGRSDRGKSAFFNDRGTSSRGRYERGGFGGGGNGRWVEESRDDEDWSKPLAPNERLEQELFAGSNTGINFEKYDDIPVEATGHNSPPHIDSFHDVEMGEIIMGNIALSRYTRPTPVQKHAIPIIKTKRDLMACAQTGSGKTAAFLLPVLSQIYTDGPGEALQAAKNNGQENGRYGRRKQYPLSLVLAPTRELALQIYDEARKFAYRSRVRPCVVYGGADIGQQIRDLERGCHLLVATPGRLVDMMERGKIGLDYCNYLVLDEADRMLDMGFEPQIRRIVEQDTMPPKGLRQTMMFSATFPKEIQILARDFLEDYIFLAVGRVGSTSENITQKVVWVEESDKRSFLLDLLNATGKDSLTLVFVETKKGADALEDFLYREGYACTSIHGDRSQRDREEALNQFRSGRCPILVATAVAARGLDISNVKHVINFDLPSDIEEYVHRIGRTGRVGNLGLATSFFNDKNSNITKDLLDILVEAKQEVPSWLESLAYEHQHKSSSRGRSKRFSGGFGARDYRQTSGGSSSGGFGSRGSRSTGGHGGNRGFGGGKGGFGNFYNSDGYGGNYSQVDWWGN; this comes from the exons ATGAGTCATGTGGCCGTCGAAAATGTACACGGTCTAGACCAGCAG CTGGCTGTCCTAGACTTGAACTCTGATGTGCAGGGAGGAGGTACTGGCA GGCGTTACATTCCACCTCATTTAAGGAACAAGGAGGTTTCCAAAAATG CAGGATCTTATTCCTGTGGTAGTGATTACTCAGTGCCACTAGGAAGGAGCT ATTCTCCTGGTGGCTGGGATGGTGGTCGCAGCAATGGATTCGTAAATGGCTACCATGATAACCGTGACAACCGTATGAATGGAGGCAGCACTTTCGGCAGCCGTGGTGGGCCCGTACGCAACGACCGTGGGGGCAGAGGTGCCGGTAGTTTCAGAGGCAGGGGCACTGGCTCTTTCCAGCCAACACAAAACGCCG cttttGGCTTAGACAATAAAGATCGTACAGGGTGGAATGCCACTAAAGACACTGCTTATAGCAGCTTTGGTGGACGTTCTGACAGGGGCAAGTCTGCCTTCTTCAATGACCGTGGAACCTCTTCACGGGGAAG GTATGAGCGTGGAGGCTTCGGTGGTGGAGGAAACGGCCGTTGGGTTGAAGAGTCCAGAGATGACGAGGACTGGTCCAAACCTCTGGCCCCTAATGAGAGGCTGGAACA AGAGCTGTTCGCTGGAAGCAATACAGGGATTAACTTTGAAAAGTATGACGACATTCCTGTTGAAGCCACTGGACACAACAGTCCTCCACACATTGACAGT TTCCATGATGTGGAAATGGGTGAGATCATTATGGGCAATATTGCTTTGAGTCGCTACACACGCCCTACTCCGGTCCAGAAACATGCTATTCCAATCATCAAAACCAAGAGAGACCTGATGGCATGTGCACAGACAG GCTCTGGTAAAACGGCAGCCTTCCTGCTGCCAGTGCTAAGTCAGATTTACACAGATGGGCCAGGAGAGGCCCTACAGGCTGCAAAGAACAATGGACAG GAAAATGGAAGATACGGACGCCGCAAACAGTACCCCCTTTCTCTGGTTCTGGCTCCCACTAGAGAACTGGCTCTTCAGATCTACGATGAGGCCAGAAAG TTCGCATATCGCTCACGGGTGCGGCCGTGTGTGGTGTATGGAGGAGCCGACATCGGCCAGCAGATCCGTGACCTGGAGAGGGGATGCCACTTGCTGGTGGCCACACCTGGTCGTCTTGTAGATATGATGGAGAGAGGCAAGATCGGTTTGGATTATTGCAA ttaCTTGGTCCTGGATGAGGCTGACAGGATGTTGGATATGGGTTTCGAGCCACAGATCCGTCGTATTGTAGAGCAGGACACTATGCCTCCCAAAGGCCTGCGCCAGACCATGATGTTCAGCGCCACCTTCCCAAAAGAGATCCAG ATCCTGGCACGTGACTTCCTGGAGGATTACATCTTCTTGGCTGTGGGGCGTGTGGGCTCCACCTCTGAGAACATCACCCAAAAAGTGGTCTGGGTCGAGGAAAGCGATAAGAGGTCCTTCCTGCTTGATCTTCTCAATGCCACAG GTAAAGACTCTCTCACTCTGGTGTTCGTGGAGACTAAAAAGGGTGCCGACGCGCTGGAGGACTTCCTGTACCGCGAGGGCTACGCCTGCACCAGTATCCATGGTGACCGATCCCAGAGAGATCGTGAGGAAGCGCTGAATCAGTTCCGCTCGGGAAGATGCCCCATTCTGGTGGCTACTGCT GTGGCTGCACGTGGTCTGGACATCAGCAACGTGAAACACGTCATTAACTTCGACTTGCCCAGTGACATTGAGGAGTATGTCCATCGTATTGGTCGTACCGGTCGTGTGGGCAACCTTG GTCTTGCTACATCATTCTTCAATGACAAGAATAGCAACATCACCAAGGATCTGCTGGATATTCTAGTTGAGGCTAAACAGGAAGTCCCGTCCTGGTTGGAGAGCTTGGCTTACGAGCACCAGCACAAGAGCAGCAGCCGGGGTCGCTCAAAGAG ATTCTCTGGTGGATTCGGAGCAAGAGATTACCGTCAAaccagcggcggcagcagcagtggAGGCTTCGGAAGTCGCGGCAGCCGCAGCACAGGAGGCCACGGTGGAAATCGCGGATTTGGCGGTGGTAAGG GTGGATTTGGAAACTTCTACAACAGTGATGGCTATGGAGGAAACTACTCTCAGGTGGACTGGTGGGGCAACTAa